In the Candidatus Binatia bacterium genome, one interval contains:
- a CDS encoding zf-HC2 domain-containing protein, with protein sequence MAPAGNIPDLSCTDFEQLFDRYVDDLLSGDQALAASRHIFNCRACDREVTRWQQTRILLSTAVSDLVTAVDVSGLAADVHAALGMPPAAAAPHRHVADRDASFEREGARRGAAHDAADRRRSRPRRGLSAIVRLASVAGVSAMAAAAVVMLFVPMPKSLRGTGTAGTTGTTGTTGWIASAPATVRTASAHNSTSFYRASRAALRNIVAPVAYIPPPLAHPQSAHVDDLEAAPGRQVSTWVQPRTNARVIWVEAREQGTPIRLAGLER encoded by the coding sequence GTGGCGCCTGCAGGCAACATCCCGGATCTGTCCTGCACGGACTTCGAGCAGCTCTTCGACCGCTACGTCGACGACCTCCTCTCCGGCGACCAGGCCCTGGCGGCATCGCGCCACATCTTCAATTGTCGAGCCTGTGATCGCGAGGTCACTCGCTGGCAGCAGACCAGAATCCTTCTTTCCACGGCCGTGTCGGATCTCGTCACGGCCGTGGACGTTTCCGGGCTCGCCGCCGACGTTCACGCCGCTCTCGGCATGCCGCCCGCCGCCGCCGCTCCACACCGCCACGTTGCCGATCGCGATGCGTCGTTCGAACGCGAGGGCGCGCGCCGTGGCGCCGCGCATGATGCGGCAGATCGCCGTCGTTCGCGTCCGCGTCGCGGGCTGTCGGCCATCGTGCGGCTGGCCTCGGTTGCCGGAGTCTCGGCCATGGCGGCCGCAGCCGTCGTGATGCTGTTCGTGCCGATGCCGAAATCGTTGCGCGGTACCGGCACTGCCGGCACTACGGGCACTACCGGCACTACCGGATGGATCGCCAGTGCGCCGGCAACGGTGAGGACCGCTTCGGCGCACAACTCGACGTCGTTCTATCGCGCTTCGCGCGCGGCCTTGCGCAACATCGTCGCCCCTGTCGCTTACATTCCACCTCCGCTGGCGCATCCGCAGTCGGCGCACGTCGACGACCTCGAAGCGGCTCCGGGCCGCCAGGTTTCCACGTGGGTGCAGCCGCGCACGAACGCTCGCGTGATCTGGGTCGAAGCTCGCGAGCAAGGCACACCGATCCGCCTGGCCGGCCTAGAGCGATGA
- a CDS encoding cysteine synthase, translated as MTLGSRRSPARLSGDGPGIVDLIGRTPLVRLRCLARELAPGVELYGKLEGFNPGGSVKARAAWNMVRRGLESGELRPGKTILDSTSGNTGIALAMIGAALGYAVRLVMPENVSTERKRVLEAYGADVVYSNPLEGSDGAILVAREVYAADRERYFKPDQYNNEANPEAHYKTTGPEIWEQTGGRVTHLVATIGTGGTVIGSGRFLKEQSAAVEIVAVEPDDAFHGIEGLKHMESSIVPGIWHRDGVDRLVGVATDDAYDMVYRLAAEDGLVLGQSCGAAVVGALQVARGLESACIVAILPDFGDRYLSTNLWLGWRDRHELAASRAHG; from the coding sequence GTGACGCTTGGATCTCGCCGCTCGCCGGCTCGCCTCTCGGGGGACGGGCCCGGCATCGTCGATCTGATCGGCAGGACGCCGCTCGTGCGCCTGCGCTGCCTCGCGCGCGAGCTCGCGCCGGGCGTGGAACTGTACGGCAAGCTCGAAGGCTTCAATCCCGGCGGATCGGTCAAGGCGCGCGCAGCGTGGAACATGGTGCGCCGCGGGCTGGAAAGCGGAGAGCTGAGGCCGGGCAAGACGATCCTGGATTCGACGTCAGGCAACACCGGCATCGCACTTGCGATGATCGGCGCCGCGCTCGGTTACGCGGTGCGGCTGGTGATGCCAGAGAACGTTTCGACGGAAAGAAAGCGCGTGCTCGAGGCCTACGGCGCCGACGTCGTCTACTCGAATCCCCTCGAAGGCAGCGACGGGGCGATCCTGGTCGCGCGCGAGGTCTACGCTGCCGACCGGGAGCGCTACTTCAAGCCCGACCAGTACAACAACGAAGCCAACCCCGAGGCGCACTACAAGACCACGGGTCCGGAGATCTGGGAGCAGACCGGCGGCCGCGTTACGCACCTCGTCGCGACGATCGGCACCGGCGGAACCGTCATCGGCAGCGGGCGCTTCCTCAAGGAGCAGAGCGCCGCTGTCGAGATCGTCGCGGTCGAGCCGGACGACGCGTTCCACGGCATCGAGGGGCTCAAGCACATGGAGAGCTCGATCGTGCCGGGCATCTGGCACCGCGACGGCGTCGACCGTCTGGTCGGGGTCGCAACCGACGACGCGTACGACATGGTCTATCGCCTTGCCGCCGAGGATGGGCTCGTGCTCGGGCAGTCCTGCGGCGCGGCCGTCGTCGGTGCTCTCCAGGTCGCGCGCGGCCTGGAGTCCGCCTGCATCGTCGCGATCCTGCCGGACTTCGGCGACCGCTATCTTTCCACCAACCTGTGGCTCGGCTGGCGCGACCGCCACGAGCTTGCCGCCTCGCGCGCGCACGGCTGA
- a CDS encoding tyrosine-protein phosphatase, protein MTSVRVPLEGAYNFRDLGGIEAAGAARIRPGLVFRSDRLTNLTPTDEARLELLRIGRVFDLRSDLELAHDGPGAFSSRLERHRHVPLVKVSLSLGDSRIDWTKVDLQNRYLDMLEEGAPVVREVVEYLASSHAQPAVIHCTGGKDRTGVVTAVLLRVLGVADSVVIEDYAMSERYLQPFVEATRALMEREGYDPEIVLYLCGSPAERMEKMIADMDARWGSVSGYLDEIGAGEATRAALRLRLLQNS, encoded by the coding sequence ATGACGAGTGTCCGTGTCCCCCTCGAGGGCGCCTACAATTTCCGCGACCTAGGCGGCATCGAGGCGGCCGGCGCCGCGCGCATCCGCCCCGGCCTCGTTTTTCGCTCCGATCGCCTGACGAATCTGACGCCGACCGACGAGGCACGCCTGGAGCTTCTCCGGATCGGCCGAGTCTTCGACCTTCGCAGCGACCTCGAGCTCGCCCACGACGGTCCCGGTGCGTTCTCGTCGCGGCTGGAGCGTCACCGCCACGTGCCGCTGGTCAAGGTTTCGCTGTCGCTCGGCGACTCGCGCATCGACTGGACCAAGGTCGACCTGCAGAACCGCTACCTCGACATGCTCGAAGAGGGCGCGCCGGTCGTGCGCGAAGTGGTCGAGTACCTCGCTTCGTCGCATGCGCAGCCGGCGGTGATCCACTGTACCGGAGGAAAGGACCGCACGGGCGTCGTCACCGCGGTGCTGCTGCGGGTGCTCGGCGTTGCCGACTCCGTCGTCATCGAGGACTACGCGATGTCGGAGCGCTACCTCCAGCCGTTCGTCGAAGCGACGCGCGCGCTGATGGAGCGCGAGGGCTACGATCCGGAGATCGTGCTCTACCTTTGCGGCAGCCCGGCGGAACGGATGGAAAAGATGATCGCCGACATGGATGCGCGCTGGGGCTCGGTCAGCGGCTATCTCGATGAGATCGGCGCAGGCGAGGCAACGCGAGCGGCGCTGAGGCTGCGCCTGCTGCAAAATTCGTAA
- a CDS encoding NIL domain-containing protein translates to MAIQRFYLTYSQEKIKEPIIYSVGKKFRVVTNIRSASVSDHIGIVGLELDGEQAEIDAAVEWIAAQGVKVEPIEKNVIE, encoded by the coding sequence ATGGCCATCCAGCGTTTCTACCTCACGTACAGCCAGGAAAAGATCAAGGAGCCGATCATCTACTCGGTCGGCAAGAAGTTCCGCGTGGTCACGAACATCCGCAGCGCGTCGGTGTCCGATCACATCGGCATCGTCGGCCTCGAGCTCGATGGCGAGCAGGCGGAGATCGATGCAGCGGTCGAGTGGATCGCCGCGCAGGGCGTCAAGGTCGAGCCGATCGAGAAGAACGTCATCGAGTAA
- a CDS encoding threonine synthase: MTSFTTGLQCRECHEKYPWSPLHVCELCFGPLEVQYDYEGIARTLTRELIASRPRNLWRYRELLPVSGEPKVGLYSGFTPLVKADNLARVLGVKDLWVKDDSCNHPTFSYKDRVVSVAISAAVEFGFDTVSCASTGNLANSVSAHAARAGLRCFIFIPNNLERGKVIGSTIYDPTAVAISGNYDDVNRLCTEIADKYGWAFVNINLRPFYTEGAKTYGFEVAEQLGWNLPKHIVVPTAGGTILPKIAKAFDELIQVGLVEKQPYKIYSAQAAGCAPVVNAIRRGADLIEPVKPHTIAKSIAIGNPADGYYVLGAVRDSGGWGEAVTDAEIVEGIRLLARTEGIFTEPAGGTTVAVTKKLIEQGRIPRDETTVICVTGNGYKTIEAVQDAVPVPHEIAAKLEDFDALYEGLDHKAGVRRIA, from the coding sequence ATGACCAGTTTCACTACAGGCCTCCAATGCCGCGAATGCCACGAGAAATACCCGTGGAGCCCCCTGCACGTCTGCGAGCTGTGCTTCGGGCCGCTCGAGGTGCAGTACGACTATGAAGGAATCGCGCGCACGCTGACGCGCGAGCTCATCGCTTCGCGCCCTCGCAACCTGTGGCGCTACCGCGAGCTGCTGCCGGTTTCGGGAGAGCCGAAGGTCGGCCTCTACTCGGGCTTCACGCCGCTGGTCAAGGCGGACAACCTGGCCCGCGTGCTCGGCGTCAAGGACCTCTGGGTCAAGGACGACTCGTGCAACCATCCGACGTTCTCGTACAAGGACCGCGTCGTGTCGGTCGCGATCTCGGCGGCCGTCGAGTTCGGTTTCGACACGGTCTCGTGCGCGTCGACCGGCAACCTTGCCAACTCGGTGTCGGCGCACGCTGCGCGCGCCGGCCTTCGCTGCTTCATCTTCATCCCGAACAACCTGGAGCGCGGCAAGGTGATCGGCTCGACCATTTACGATCCGACGGCTGTCGCGATCTCGGGTAACTACGATGACGTCAACCGTCTGTGCACCGAGATCGCCGACAAGTACGGCTGGGCCTTCGTCAACATCAACCTGAGACCGTTCTACACCGAAGGCGCCAAGACGTACGGCTTCGAAGTGGCCGAGCAGCTCGGCTGGAACCTGCCGAAACACATCGTCGTGCCGACTGCCGGCGGCACGATCCTTCCGAAGATCGCCAAGGCTTTCGACGAGCTGATCCAGGTGGGGCTGGTCGAAAAACAGCCGTACAAGATCTACTCGGCCCAGGCTGCCGGCTGCGCGCCGGTGGTCAACGCGATCCGCCGCGGTGCCGACCTGATCGAGCCCGTCAAGCCGCACACGATCGCCAAGTCGATCGCGATCGGAAATCCGGCCGATGGTTACTACGTGCTCGGCGCCGTGCGCGACAGCGGAGGCTGGGGCGAAGCGGTGACTGACGCCGAGATCGTCGAAGGTATCCGCCTTCTGGCGCGCACCGAAGGCATCTTCACCGAGCCTGCCGGCGGCACGACCGTCGCCGTCACCAAGAAGCTGATCGAGCAGGGCCGCATTCCGCGCGACGAGACGACGGTGATCTGCGTGACCGGCAACGGATACAAGACGATCGAAGCGGTGCAGGACGCCGTTCCGGTGCCTCACGAGATCGCCGCCAAGCTCGAAGACTTCGATGCCCTGTACGAAGGGCTCGACCACAAGGCCGGCGTGCGGCGCATCGCCTGA
- a CDS encoding ubiquitin-like small modifier protein 1, whose protein sequence is MSVRVRIPTPLRKYTAGKDAVAAEGATIAAILDDLEKSCPGLKERICDSEGAVRRFVNLYINGDDIRFLDNTGSPVKDGDEISIVPAIAGGAPARR, encoded by the coding sequence ATGTCCGTCCGTGTCAGAATCCCCACCCCGCTTCGCAAGTACACCGCAGGCAAGGACGCCGTCGCCGCCGAAGGCGCAACGATTGCTGCGATCCTCGACGACCTCGAGAAGTCGTGTCCCGGGCTCAAGGAGCGCATCTGCGACAGCGAGGGCGCCGTTCGCCGCTTCGTCAACCTGTACATCAACGGCGACGACATTCGTTTCCTCGACAACACCGGCTCGCCCGTCAAGGACGGTGACGAGATCAGCATCGTGCCGGCCATCGCCGGCGGTGCGCCCGCGCGCCGGTAG
- the bamD gene encoding outer membrane protein assembly factor BamD codes for MRLPRPLLRKFAVAGTVAAACAVLSACSAAPTPPEDDLFREASIALEDESYATAISDYKKLLEQYPFSDKAEIASLNIAYAHYLTGQYGDAIASFNDFERLYPVSPLLPFVSYTIGMCWLEQAKDGFRDPTASAEALRQFKKVASEFPRTLYADLAVFRQQQAREDLAAHELVVGDFYRRKKRYDAAQNRYSYVITQYPNTENAARAAARLKDVQLAGASQAEKAQQAKDQKTVDDITTKAAAEAKHEQIEGKPTVKIHAEPPVGAPTPDTPPGDPSASKPTPPSPPQP; via the coding sequence ATGCGACTGCCCCGTCCCCTGCTTCGCAAGTTCGCCGTCGCCGGCACCGTCGCCGCGGCCTGCGCCGTTTTGTCTGCCTGCAGCGCCGCTCCGACGCCGCCGGAGGACGACCTTTTCCGGGAAGCGTCGATCGCCCTGGAAGACGAGAGCTACGCCACCGCGATCAGCGACTACAAGAAGCTGCTCGAGCAGTACCCTTTCTCCGACAAGGCCGAGATCGCGAGCCTCAACATTGCGTACGCCCACTATCTGACCGGGCAATACGGCGATGCGATTGCCTCGTTCAACGATTTCGAGCGCCTCTATCCGGTCAGCCCGCTGCTGCCGTTCGTCAGTTACACGATCGGCATGTGCTGGCTCGAGCAGGCCAAGGACGGATTCCGCGATCCGACCGCGTCGGCCGAGGCGCTGCGCCAGTTCAAGAAGGTCGCAAGCGAGTTCCCGCGGACGCTCTACGCCGATCTTGCCGTGTTTCGCCAGCAGCAGGCCCGCGAGGATCTTGCGGCCCACGAGCTCGTCGTCGGCGACTTCTACCGTCGCAAGAAACGCTACGACGCCGCGCAGAACCGCTACAGCTACGTGATCACCCAGTATCCCAACACGGAGAATGCCGCGCGCGCGGCTGCGCGCCTGAAGGATGTGCAGCTCGCGGGGGCCAGCCAGGCCGAAAAGGCGCAGCAGGCGAAAGACCAGAAGACCGTCGACGACATCACGACGAAGGCAGCGGCCGAGGCCAAGCACGAGCAGATCGAAGGCAAGCCGACGGTCAAGATCCACGCCGAGCCGCCGGTCGGCGCCCCTACCCCTGACACTCCTCCCGGCGATCCTTCGGCGAGCAAGCCTACGCCGCCGTCGCCGCCGCAGCCCTGA
- a CDS encoding sigma-70 family RNA polymerase sigma factor, whose amino-acid sequence MDPADGELVTRAQAGDRDAVQKLLERYERRLLSVIVGMVRNPEDAREILQETFVRAFRNLDGFKGESSFYTWIYRIAMNLAIDHQRRGGKRPLVEFDDSVAVKEDAVGDGSATLGIDPFKSVRSRELGRKIFEAIESLTPDHRAVILLREIDGLSYEEISEVLECSLGTVMSRLHYARKKLQSRLQEML is encoded by the coding sequence GTGGATCCTGCCGATGGCGAACTCGTCACCCGGGCCCAAGCCGGGGACCGAGACGCCGTCCAGAAACTCCTCGAGCGCTACGAGCGCCGCCTGCTGTCGGTCATCGTCGGCATGGTCCGCAATCCGGAGGACGCCCGCGAGATCCTCCAGGAAACTTTCGTCAGGGCGTTTCGCAACCTCGACGGCTTCAAGGGTGAGTCGTCGTTCTACACCTGGATTTACCGAATCGCGATGAACCTGGCGATCGACCACCAGAGACGAGGCGGCAAAAGGCCGCTGGTAGAATTCGACGACAGCGTCGCCGTCAAGGAAGACGCCGTCGGAGACGGCTCCGCCACCCTCGGCATCGATCCTTTCAAGAGCGTGCGCAGCCGGGAACTCGGCAGGAAGATCTTCGAGGCGATTGAAAGTTTGACGCCCGATCATCGCGCGGTCATACTCCTGCGCGAAATCGACGGGCTCTCCTACGAAGAAATCAGCGAAGTTCTCGAGTGCTCACTCGGAACGGTAATGAGTCGCTTGCATTACGCACGCAAGAAGCTTCAATCCCGCCTTCAGGAGATGCTCTGA
- a CDS encoding HesA/MoeB/ThiF family protein, with amino-acid sequence MYPDFDSLRHLASQTPGPSTKMLVVGAGALGCAAARTLAREPGVALTLVDDDRVELSNLQRQVLYRDDDIGRPKVEAACEALEREFDATVSGVASRFDATTGTALVAGADIVIDATDDPPTKFLINRLCVEASKPWIYAGVARTSGQWMLVVPGRSACLECVFPEIPGAAETAEGCSALGILAPVAGVVGSMQALVALAFAANPQRSRPGRLHVYELGGARSRAVDFPPRADCFCRAATLPAANTAAAAVQAAGPR; translated from the coding sequence TTGTACCCGGATTTCGACAGCCTTCGACACCTTGCCTCCCAGACCCCTGGGCCTTCGACGAAAATGCTCGTCGTCGGCGCCGGTGCTCTCGGATGCGCGGCCGCGCGCACGCTGGCCCGCGAGCCGGGCGTCGCGCTCACGCTCGTCGACGACGACCGCGTCGAGCTTTCCAACCTGCAGCGCCAGGTGCTCTATCGCGACGACGACATCGGCAGGCCGAAGGTGGAAGCTGCGTGCGAAGCGCTCGAGCGCGAGTTCGATGCGACAGTCTCGGGCGTTGCGAGCCGTTTCGATGCGACGACCGGCACCGCTCTGGTTGCCGGTGCCGATATCGTCATCGACGCGACCGACGATCCGCCGACCAAGTTCCTCATCAATCGCCTCTGCGTCGAAGCGTCCAAGCCATGGATCTACGCTGGAGTGGCGAGGACTTCAGGCCAGTGGATGCTCGTCGTCCCGGGGCGCAGCGCCTGTCTCGAATGCGTGTTTCCTGAAATTCCCGGCGCGGCCGAGACGGCCGAAGGCTGTTCGGCCCTCGGCATCCTCGCGCCCGTCGCCGGCGTCGTCGGCTCGATGCAGGCGCTGGTGGCGCTGGCGTTTGCCGCAAATCCGCAGCGTTCGCGTCCGGGACGCCTGCACGTCTACGAGCTTGGCGGCGCGCGCTCGCGAGCCGTCGATTTCCCGCCGCGCGCAGACTGTTTCTGCCGCGCCGCAACCCTTCCCGCCGCAAACACCGCGGCGGCCGCCGTCCAGGCCGCAGGGCCACGATAG
- a CDS encoding ArsA family ATPase yields MSDAGLQFVVGKGGVGKSTLTAALGLEAASHGQRTLVAEIGRHGGLSRLFDAEDIVPGAPRVVAPHLTLLTLEGDEALAEYLRLVIPIKRLLSLVFASRFYSIFVAGAPGLKELMTVGKIWFEAERRMADGQPVWERMFVDAGASGHSLQYLQMPSAAATAFRSGLVHREATRVQQLLADPKRTCVHVVATPEEMPVTEACSIIERLRGDLHFPLGDLFVNRCRPPVPRGAAEAIEVLGRLPAEGEAERLRAAMTEAATDALEWDAVQQAAISRLEECTGLRAERVPLLVREEFGIDDARELVSMLAARRKPGFRPKLARSQRGNP; encoded by the coding sequence TTGAGCGATGCCGGCCTCCAGTTCGTCGTCGGCAAGGGCGGAGTCGGAAAATCGACGCTGACGGCGGCCCTGGGCCTGGAGGCGGCCTCGCACGGGCAGCGTACTCTCGTCGCCGAGATCGGGCGCCACGGGGGCCTGTCGCGCCTTTTCGATGCCGAAGACATCGTGCCGGGCGCTCCCCGCGTCGTCGCTCCCCACCTGACTCTCCTCACGCTCGAAGGCGACGAAGCGCTGGCCGAATACCTGCGCCTGGTCATCCCGATCAAGCGCCTGCTGTCGCTGGTGTTCGCGAGCAGGTTCTACTCGATCTTCGTCGCCGGCGCGCCGGGCCTGAAAGAGCTGATGACGGTCGGCAAGATCTGGTTCGAAGCCGAGCGCCGCATGGCCGACGGGCAGCCGGTGTGGGAACGCATGTTCGTCGATGCCGGAGCCTCCGGTCACAGCCTGCAGTACCTTCAGATGCCGTCGGCCGCTGCCACCGCGTTTCGAAGCGGCCTCGTGCACCGTGAAGCGACCCGGGTCCAGCAGCTGCTTGCCGATCCGAAACGCACCTGCGTCCACGTCGTCGCGACCCCGGAAGAAATGCCGGTGACCGAAGCCTGCTCGATCATCGAGCGGCTGCGCGGCGACCTGCACTTTCCGCTCGGAGACCTGTTCGTCAATCGCTGCCGGCCGCCGGTTCCTCGCGGCGCCGCCGAGGCGATCGAGGTGCTCGGCCGCCTGCCCGCAGAGGGCGAAGCCGAGCGTCTTCGCGCTGCGATGACCGAAGCGGCGACCGACGCGCTCGAGTGGGACGCGGTGCAGCAGGCCGCCATCTCGCGTCTCGAGGAATGCACCGGCTTGAGAGCGGAACGCGTGCCGCTGCTGGTGCGCGAGGAATTCGGGATCGACGATGCGCGCGAGCTGGTTTCGATGCTCGCGGCGCGGCGTAAACCCGGATTCCGGCCGAAGCTGGCTCGTTCGCAGCGGGGAAACCCATGA
- a CDS encoding ArsA-related P-loop ATPase, with translation MIEREERDEREARGERNAKNAGIDEVLARHRVVVCVGSGGVGKTTIAAALALVGALAGRRTMVLTIDPARRLAEALGAGELRPGGERIEPRRFEQAGLDPSATLWAGMLDQKSAWDEFIARHSPNPQVRDTILANPFYQNVSRSFAGSTEYMAIEELCRIEESGNFDLIVLDTPPSRHALDFLEAPRRLEDLFDRTLLSWLAGPASAGWSAWKAASRGARFVFERIEDATGIQALSEIASFFSAIESLVDGVTARSRKVRALLQDPSTAFVLVTGPDEQVLEDAEGLTERMQQLGVSLKGVVMNRLQVADGIEDPRRFVRQRGASSHDRLDDRVPDAGDDPLAPLMAALAAQGVAPAVVRWLRGTLEARIVQAAAQEVRREVFEAELPEGISLRVVPEQSRDVHDLAGLAAIARELSRADAC, from the coding sequence ATGATCGAAAGGGAGGAAAGGGACGAGCGGGAGGCGAGGGGAGAGAGGAACGCGAAAAACGCGGGCATCGACGAGGTGCTGGCCCGGCATCGCGTCGTCGTCTGCGTCGGCAGCGGAGGCGTGGGCAAGACGACCATTGCGGCGGCGCTCGCGCTGGTCGGAGCACTGGCGGGCCGCCGCACGATGGTGCTGACGATCGATCCGGCGCGGCGGCTGGCCGAAGCGCTCGGCGCCGGCGAGCTGCGCCCCGGCGGCGAGCGCATCGAGCCGCGCCGCTTCGAGCAGGCCGGCCTCGATCCGTCGGCGACGCTGTGGGCCGGCATGCTCGACCAGAAGAGCGCGTGGGATGAGTTCATCGCGCGCCATTCGCCGAATCCGCAGGTGCGCGACACGATCCTGGCCAACCCGTTCTACCAGAACGTGTCGCGCTCGTTCGCCGGCTCGACCGAGTACATGGCCATCGAAGAGCTTTGCCGCATCGAGGAGAGCGGCAACTTCGACCTGATCGTGCTCGACACTCCGCCGTCGCGTCACGCGCTGGATTTCCTCGAGGCTCCGCGTCGCCTCGAGGACCTGTTCGACCGCACGCTGCTGTCGTGGCTCGCCGGTCCGGCCTCGGCAGGATGGAGCGCGTGGAAAGCCGCCAGCCGCGGTGCGCGCTTCGTCTTCGAGCGCATCGAGGATGCCACCGGTATCCAGGCACTGAGCGAAATCGCGTCATTTTTTTCGGCGATCGAGAGCCTCGTCGACGGTGTCACTGCGCGCAGCCGCAAGGTGAGGGCACTGCTGCAGGATCCATCGACGGCGTTCGTGCTCGTGACGGGACCGGACGAGCAGGTGCTCGAAGATGCCGAGGGACTCACCGAGCGGATGCAGCAGCTCGGCGTATCGCTCAAGGGCGTGGTGATGAATCGCCTGCAGGTTGCCGACGGCATCGAGGATCCGCGGCGATTCGTGCGGCAACGGGGCGCGTCGAGCCATGATCGCCTGGACGATCGCGTGCCGGATGCCGGCGACGACCCTCTGGCGCCGTTGATGGCCGCACTGGCCGCACAAGGCGTTGCGCCGGCGGTGGTGCGCTGGCTGCGCGGGACACTGGAGGCGCGCATCGTGCAGGCGGCTGCGCAGGAAGTGCGCCGCGAAGTGTTCGAAGCGGAGCTTCCCGAAGGAATCTCGCTGCGCGTCGTGCCCGAGCAGAGCCGCGACGTGCACGATCTTGCGGGGCTGGCGGCGATCGCGCGCGAGCTCTCGCGCGCAGATGCCTGCTAG